In a genomic window of Sus scrofa isolate TJ Tabasco breed Duroc chromosome 4, Sscrofa11.1, whole genome shotgun sequence:
- the LOC100152040 gene encoding olfactory receptor 10J1-like — protein MKNENHTVVSEFTFQGFTSFHEHQLTLFIVFFSLYTLTLAGNVIIVTVISADHHLHTPMYFFLSMLSASETVYTLIIIPKMLCNLVGLSQPISLAGCATQMFFFITLAINNCFLLAAMGYDRYVAICNPLRYTIMMNKRVCIQLVWGACSIGLIVAMTQVSAVFRLPFCTTKVAHFFCDIRPVMKLSCIDTTVNEILTLIISVLVILVPMGLVFISYILIISTILKIASAEGRKKAFATCASHLTVVIVHYGCASIAYLKPKSENTMDQDQLISVTYTVITPLLNPVVYTLRNKEVKDALLRVIGRKLS, from the coding sequence ATGAAGAATGAGAATCACACTGTGGTGAGTGAGTTTACTTTCCAGGGTTTCACCAGCTTCCATGAGCACCAGCTCACCCTctttattgtgttcttttcacTGTACACATTAACCCTGGCAGGCAATGTCATCATTGTGACCGTCATTAGCGCTGACCATCACCTCCatacccccatgtacttcttcctcagcatGCTGTCAGCCTCAGAGACCGTGTACACACTCATCATCATACCCAAGATGCTCTGTAACCTCGTAGGCCTGAGTCAGCCCATCTCCTTGGCAGGTTGCGCCACTCAGATGTTCTTCTTCATCACTTTAGCCATCAACAATTGCTTCCTGCTCGCAGCGATGGGGTacgaccgctatgtggccatctgcaacccctTACGGTATACAATCATGATGAACAAGAGGGTGTGCATCCAGTTGGTATGGGGGGCCTGCAGCATTGGCCTAATTGTGGCCATGACACAGGTGTCAGCTGTGTTCAGGCTGCCCTTCTGTACCACAAAGGTggcccacttcttctgtgacatccGCCCTGTGATGAAGCTCTCCTGCATTGACACCACTGTCAATGAGATCCTGACGTTGATCATCAGTGTCCTCGTCATCCTGGTTCCCATGGGTCTGGTTTTCATCTCCTACATCCTTATCATCTCCACTATCCTTAAAATTGCCTCTGCTGAGGGCCGGAAGAAGGCCTTTGCCACATGTGCCTCCCACCTCACTGTGGTCATTGTCCACTATGGCTGTGCCTCCATTGCCTACCTCAAGCCCAAGTCAGAGAACACGATGGATCAGGATCAGCTGATCTCAGTCACCTACACTGTCATCACCCCCCTACTGAACCCTGTGGTGTACACCCTGAGGAACAAAGAGGTCAAGGATGCTTTGTTGCGGGTCATTGGCAGGAAGCTTTCCTGA